In candidate division WOR-3 bacterium, the genomic stretch CTGGAATTGGGTCAGTAGAAACAAATTGGCCTATCGGTATCCGAAAAGTCTGCTGCCATGTGGTTTCTGCACTACTGATGGTAAGAGAAAAATCGGCATTATATCCGATGGGAGTATTGGGTGCTGAAGATATAAGATACGGTGTTTGATTTAATGCTGAATCTAAACCAGAAATGTTACCATAAGTTGATTGATTTTGATAAATCGTAACATAAGGCGAATTGCACGCAATCGTTGCAGAAACATTATGGGCTTGAATTTGTCCAATATTTCTAAGCCAAATGAGAAGATTAACCGTCTCGCCCACATCCCACCGTCGATTATTATTTCCGGTTACAGAATCGGCAATCCGATAATTGCGGAACACGACATAAGGTTGATTCGGTGTAATCGGATTAGCCAAACCAGCCGAGGCCGCAACGCAGGCTTTAATAACTTCAGTGCAAAATGGTAAAGAATTAAATCCGGCCCCAATTGTGTCACTGGTCAAATGATAATGGGGATTAGGTGGCATATAATCTTCAATACCACAAAAACCAACATATCCTCTTTGCCAGAACGAATGATGGTCCGAATAAGGAGCACTGGTTACCATTCGACGAATGGTCGGCAATGTAGTATAAGTATTAGCACTATTTATAAAGAAGTTAACAAAAGTGCTACAATTAGGATTAGAAACTTTACCGATGACATCTAAATCTTCAGGAGTTGCATCAACATAACCAATCATATCAAAATTCAACACACCGATAATAGAATCACCTTGATTACGGGCTTGTTGTGCATATGCCGCACTGCCATACAAACCTTGTTCTTCACCACTAAAAGCAATAAACCGAATTGAGTATTCAAAATTATAGTTCTTAAAAATTCGTGCCGCTTCTAAGACAGCAGCAGTGCCTGAAGCATTATCATCAGCACCGGGACAATTACTGGGCGATTGATTAGAAGTCGAATCAAAATGTCCGCAAATCACTACATAAACATTATCTGGCTGAGCAATACCGCGTTTAATTGCCACGACATTCGGCGCATAACTCGTATTATAATTATGCAGATAAACACTATCGCAGTTATAATTTAAGAACTTAGCCCTGAGCCAATTAGCAGATGCCCGACAAGAATCCGTAGAAGAATAGCGAGTGCGAAAGTTCTGTAATCGGCGCACAAAACTTAAAACCGAATCCGAACTAACTTGGGAAACCATTTGGGCAATAATCGGATTATAAACCACTTGAGGAAAAGTTGGCTCGGTCTGCGAAATCACCATTGGCTGTAATTGAATTTTAGATAACATAACCGGTAATCTTGTTAACTTATGAATCTCATTCGGCTGAACTGAAATTAACAGATATTCTTCACCTTCAGTTAATACTTGATAAGTTTTTCTAATCTTCTGCTCAGCATTTTTATTAAGCGGATAGACTAAATAATACTCTTTTTGTGGTGTGATAACATCTAAGACCGTATATCGAATATTAGTAAGTTTAGATAATTTAGCCTCAGAACTCATCACAATTATTCCGTCGGATAGTTCACAGAGAACTGTCAGGTCTTTTTTATTTAATTCGACTACATTTACTCCTACAGTCTTCACGAGATACTCTTGGCCATAAAGCATTAAAAAATAAAATAAAAAAATCATACAGTGTCTTTTCATTTATACGCCTCCAGTATTAAGAAAGTTCATATAATAAAAACCAAAAATATTTCTCACTATTTTATAGATTAAAACAAATAAAATATTTCGTTAGATAGCAAAATTTATCATTATATTAAATTTTACCTTTGATAAATCTATTTGTCAACAATAGCATTATTTATATGTCAATTCTAAATTTACCCAAAACATTATATACTATCTATTATTGAGAAATGGTTATGACATTAGAACTTACTTATACTTATTTAATCGCAGATAAAAACAGATGATATAGTATTACACGGTAAAATATGCTTTTGTTATTTTAGGGACAATACAGATGATATGCAACTCTGTGGTGTCAAACCTGTTTTGTTACTTGTTTATCCAGAAAAAAATTAAGGCACTTATTTTTCTAAAGTATTATCTTTAATATAAAATTTTATCTTTCCACCTTCTAAAACTAAATAAAAAGGCTCCCCCAATAAAGGGGGAGCCTTGAAATATTTTGTTAGTTTATTTTATGATATTAATTTTCTTAATTTCGTTATAATTATCCGTCTGTAATCGCAAGAAATAGATGCCGTTTCCGACTTTTTTGTAATTGTTGTCTCTGCCATCCCAAACAAGATTATA encodes the following:
- a CDS encoding M20/M25/M40 family metallo-hydrolase, giving the protein MIFLFYFLMLYGQEYLVKTVGVNVVELNKKDLTVLCELSDGIIVMSSEAKLSKLTNIRYTVLDVITPQKEYYLVYPLNKNAEQKIRKTYQVLTEGEEYLLISVQPNEIHKLTRLPVMLSKIQLQPMVISQTEPTFPQVVYNPIIAQMVSQVSSDSVLSFVRRLQNFRTRYSSTDSCRASANWLRAKFLNYNCDSVYLHNYNTSYAPNVVAIKRGIAQPDNVYVVICGHFDSTSNQSPSNCPGADDNASGTAAVLEAARIFKNYNFEYSIRFIAFSGEEQGLYGSAAYAQQARNQGDSIIGVLNFDMIGYVDATPEDLDVIGKVSNPNCSTFVNFFINSANTYTTLPTIRRMVTSAPYSDHHSFWQRGYVGFCGIEDYMPPNPHYHLTSDTIGAGFNSLPFCTEVIKACVAASAGLANPITPNQPYVVFRNYRIADSVTGNNNRRWDVGETVNLLIWLRNIGQIQAHNVSATIACNSPYVTIYQNQSTYGNISGLDSALNQTPYLISSAPNTPIGYNADFSLTISSAETTWQQTFRIPIGQFVSTDPIPDGPRTPSLYWAYDNTDTLYAPRPVYNWIEIKNLGTRLTFDHNDQVRIVELPNRFGSLKYYGQNYNTISVSVDGWLRCGSDTTGDYSNSSIPNVDGPSAMIAINWDDLVHSNSGAGGVYWYYDPTSRYLIIEWDSLSYYSASSIRDKFQVLIGDSTHRTPTGDNLIIAQYQTANRYSSSTVGIENQTETIGIQYLFDGSYHPAAALIQPQRAIKYITQAPTGFIVSETPSNLSRSGISVFPNPFRNQIVISLYGISSLNNQKMIKIYNSSGRLVRSFSSPIAIWDGKDDAGQRLGAGIYFIKAQNITRPQKVIYLH